One genomic segment of Nitrospinaceae bacterium includes these proteins:
- a CDS encoding ZIP family metal transporter, with protein MPPQSVVLKDAGFMDAYDPILVVLLFSVLAAGAAALGSLPTILPGGMHFSWIGSSLAIASGLMLGAGYVLMAEVIKEGSPLPPVLGAALGVAYTFWTHRFSGSEEIETLPESRIGEAQELRLLLLGSLHSASEGIAIGGAMAINLWLGIFMALSLAVHNIAEAMALTWVLRLRNVSAAHAAVLGVITNVPQILMAIVSYSIVSAEPLLLSWLVGFAAGALLYLVLTELLPASYRNGNNTKIALLVSFSAGGLVLLEGFWR; from the coding sequence GTGCCGCCGCAATCGGTTGTTTTGAAGGATGCCGGGTTTATGGATGCCTATGATCCGATTTTAGTCGTGCTTTTATTCTCTGTGCTTGCCGCTGGAGCGGCTGCCTTGGGTTCGTTACCGACTATCCTCCCTGGGGGGATGCATTTTTCATGGATAGGTTCTTCCCTTGCCATTGCTTCGGGTCTCATGCTCGGTGCAGGGTATGTTCTCATGGCCGAGGTGATAAAGGAGGGCTCGCCGCTTCCGCCGGTCTTGGGCGCTGCTCTTGGGGTGGCTTACACATTTTGGACACATCGCTTTTCTGGAAGCGAGGAGATCGAGACTCTTCCCGAAAGTAGGATTGGTGAGGCGCAAGAGTTGCGGCTTCTTCTCCTTGGAAGCCTTCACTCGGCCTCAGAGGGCATCGCCATTGGGGGCGCCATGGCGATAAATTTGTGGCTGGGAATTTTTATGGCTCTCTCCTTGGCCGTTCACAATATCGCCGAGGCGATGGCGCTGACCTGGGTGTTGAGACTCCGAAATGTTTCTGCGGCCCACGCTGCTGTTCTTGGCGTAATCACAAACGTGCCCCAAATTCTGATGGCTATCGTTTCGTATTCCATCGTCTCCGCTGAACCTCTTCTACTTTCCTGGCTAGTCGGTTTTGCTGCCGGGGCTTTGCTCTATCTGGTTTTGACCGAGCTTCTCCCTGCCTCCTATCGGAATGGTAATAATACGAAAATCGCGCTTTTGGTGAGTTTCTCAGCGGGCGGGCTCGTTTTGCTTGAAGGTTTTTGGCGATAA
- a CDS encoding ZIP family metal transporter has translation MHPVWMVFIYGSITALATGLGALPFAFVRDISPRVVAWSNAAAGGLMLGASFGLIIEGTGYGSIQTLLGAGSGVVFIFLSHRYLHDTEVSFGDIKGADARRIFLIVAVMTVHSFTEGVAVGVAFGGGQKLATLITIAIAVHNIPEGLAISAVMRPKGVGVLSCALWSVFSSVPQPLMAVPAFLFVDAFRPFLPYGLGFAAGAMVFMVFLDLLPESYEGASRPSVGLIVSITLGAMILFQRYL, from the coding sequence ATGCATCCGGTTTGGATGGTTTTCATTTATGGCTCGATCACCGCGCTTGCAACCGGGCTTGGCGCCTTGCCCTTTGCGTTTGTGCGCGATATCTCTCCCCGCGTTGTGGCGTGGTCGAATGCCGCCGCTGGCGGTCTGATGCTCGGGGCGAGCTTTGGGCTCATTATCGAGGGAACTGGTTATGGCTCCATCCAAACGCTGTTAGGTGCTGGCTCGGGAGTTGTATTTATTTTTTTGTCGCACAGGTATCTGCACGATACGGAAGTGAGCTTTGGCGACATCAAGGGCGCCGACGCGCGGCGGATTTTTCTCATCGTCGCGGTGATGACTGTTCACTCCTTTACCGAGGGCGTCGCCGTTGGGGTGGCATTTGGCGGCGGGCAGAAGCTGGCGACCCTCATCACCATCGCCATCGCGGTTCACAATATCCCCGAGGGGCTGGCCATCAGCGCCGTTATGCGCCCCAAAGGGGTGGGGGTTCTTTCGTGTGCGCTCTGGAGTGTTTTTTCCTCCGTGCCGCAGCCCCTTATGGCGGTTCCGGCTTTTTTATTTGTCGATGCGTTCAGACCGTTTTTGCCTTATGGCCTGGGGTTCGCCGCCGGAGCAATGGTGTTCATGGTGTTTCTCGACCTGCTTCCCGAATCCTATGAAGGAGCCAGTCGGCCATCTGTTGGTCTGATCGTTAGCATCACACTTGGAGCGATGATCCTCTTCCAGCGCTATCTCTAG
- a CDS encoding branched-chain amino acid transaminase, which translates to MPKYPQHKVWLDGEIVPPEEAKISVFSQAVLRGGSVYEGLRAYWGPERDNLFVWMLDPHIDRLFESMKVMRMESPYSREEIRQAVVDWIRANDFREDMHCRLYVYLDDAGRFDMKGYGPDEVEAGMFISGGPRKAPERLQKGVNLGVSSWRRISDDSIPPRVKAAANYQNSRFAGVEARVNGYDDAIILNQNGKVAEATGACVLAIRKGELIAPPVTDSILESITRTCVLDMYAKYIGKPVIERPLDRTEIYVADEAIMCGSAEEVTPIVSVDRIAVGNGEPGPLTRQLQDVFFSAVRGNDEAYEQGLTPVY; encoded by the coding sequence ATGCCGAAATACCCGCAACATAAAGTTTGGCTGGACGGAGAGATTGTTCCACCCGAGGAAGCGAAAATTAGCGTTTTTTCGCAGGCGGTCCTCCGGGGCGGCAGTGTCTATGAGGGGCTTCGCGCCTACTGGGGCCCGGAAAGAGACAACCTTTTTGTCTGGATGCTTGATCCGCATATTGATCGTCTTTTCGAGAGCATGAAGGTAATGCGAATGGAATCGCCATACAGCCGAGAGGAGATTCGGCAGGCTGTCGTGGATTGGATTCGTGCCAACGATTTTAGGGAGGACATGCATTGCCGCCTTTATGTTTATCTTGATGACGCCGGACGATTCGACATGAAGGGCTATGGGCCCGATGAGGTTGAAGCCGGAATGTTCATTTCGGGTGGGCCGCGAAAAGCGCCCGAGCGACTTCAAAAAGGCGTCAATCTTGGGGTCAGCAGCTGGCGGCGCATCTCGGACGACAGCATTCCCCCACGCGTCAAGGCCGCTGCCAACTACCAGAACAGCCGATTCGCTGGTGTCGAGGCCCGCGTGAACGGCTACGACGATGCCATCATTCTTAACCAAAACGGAAAGGTCGCCGAGGCGACGGGGGCATGTGTTTTGGCGATACGCAAAGGCGAGCTTATCGCGCCGCCGGTGACGGATAGTATTTTGGAAAGCATTACGAGAACGTGCGTTTTGGATATGTATGCCAAGTACATCGGCAAGCCCGTCATCGAGCGCCCGCTTGATCGGACTGAGATTTATGTCGCCGATGAGGCAATCATGTGTGGCTCGGCCGAGGAGGTCACGCCCATCGTGTCAGTGGACCGCATCGCTGTTGGAAATGGCGAGCCGGGCCCGCTTACGCGCCAACTGCAGGATGTCTTTTTCTCTGCTGTGCGGGGCAACGACGAGGCGTATGAGCAAGGTCTGACCCCTGTGTACTAA
- a CDS encoding leucyl aminopeptidase → MKEVMLARGALKLAEVNGRVKTGESVLVITDYNTTAIAERVAQAAASLGGNVVTTVMPPRKLHGEEPPSTIAAAMREADLIFIPVSISITHTRAVKDALASRARILAMSDWSDEMFLSPALLETDFQAQAEVCRGLGRAFTEGVNFHLTSPRGTDLRFEAGGRKANVMTNIPDPGEISPVPTIEVNVPPIEGSAEGTLVVDASIPYLGIGSLKEPFTCTIEKGLIKEISGGDESVKILQDAIAAHNDPNCWNIAELGVGLNPGASMTGRMLEDEGVLNTIHIGIGTSLMLGGTLKAATHYDLIMWDPVIEIDGKVVQRGLDILV, encoded by the coding sequence ATGAAGGAAGTCATGCTGGCACGCGGCGCGCTAAAACTCGCCGAGGTGAACGGTCGGGTTAAAACGGGCGAAAGCGTTCTTGTAATCACCGACTACAATACGACGGCTATCGCTGAGCGTGTCGCCCAGGCAGCGGCTTCCCTGGGAGGCAACGTCGTCACCACCGTCATGCCTCCGAGAAAACTTCACGGCGAGGAGCCACCCTCAACCATCGCCGCCGCGATGCGGGAGGCCGACCTGATTTTCATTCCGGTTTCGATCTCCATCACACACACACGCGCCGTGAAAGACGCTCTTGCGTCTCGCGCTCGGATTTTGGCTATGAGCGACTGGTCGGATGAAATGTTCCTCAGCCCCGCGCTACTTGAAACGGATTTTCAAGCCCAAGCCGAAGTCTGCCGGGGGCTCGGTCGCGCCTTCACCGAGGGCGTGAATTTTCATCTCACCTCACCACGCGGAACAGACCTTCGCTTCGAGGCGGGAGGGCGCAAAGCCAACGTGATGACAAACATTCCCGACCCCGGAGAGATTTCCCCTGTCCCCACCATCGAAGTGAACGTTCCGCCCATCGAGGGCTCGGCGGAGGGCACCCTCGTCGTGGACGCATCCATCCCCTACCTGGGCATCGGCTCTCTAAAAGAGCCCTTCACCTGCACAATTGAAAAAGGATTGATTAAAGAAATCTCGGGCGGCGACGAGTCGGTGAAAATTCTTCAAGACGCCATTGCCGCTCACAATGACCCGAACTGCTGGAACATCGCGGAGCTTGGCGTAGGATTAAATCCCGGTGCCAGCATGACGGGTCGCATGCTCGAGGACGAAGGCGTACTCAACACGATCCATATCGGCATCGGCACGAGCCTCATGCTCGGCGGAACGCTCAAGGCGGCCACCCACTACGACCTCATCATGTGGGACCCGGTCATCGAAATCGACGGGAAGGTGGTCCAGCGCGGTCTCGATATTCTCGTTTAA
- a CDS encoding FAD-dependent oxidoreductase: MTDVIVVGGGIMGLMTARELARTGRKVLLLDKAQPGTGATWASAGIISPHGSSGAADLAGEAGVRLRLPSYDMWLNLPDALIEESGMDPEFRLTGVLLLAINDEEKRAVLDKAKTRQWGDTEWIEPKILSGEEPTLTNKLEGALLVKGGNVDVRRLGASLEIACRRAGVEIRAGVLTQEIVCDENRVLGVNTSEGKIEAPVVVICAGVGSPGILGARPTPPITPQRGQVVALDARELGIRRVLMNVSDPYFVPRSDGKLIIGATREFAGEDHRLTAGGISRLLGSAIDMIPALDKAPILETWTGFRPLSSDHLPLIGESHILGLFFCTGHGPTGITPAPLSAALVTTAITGAESLIDTAPYDPKRFD, encoded by the coding sequence ATGACGGATGTCATTGTAGTTGGCGGCGGAATCATGGGCCTGATGACGGCCCGCGAACTGGCCCGCACAGGGCGAAAAGTACTTCTTCTCGACAAAGCGCAGCCTGGAACGGGAGCCACCTGGGCCTCGGCAGGCATTATCTCGCCCCATGGCTCAAGCGGCGCCGCCGATCTGGCTGGCGAGGCGGGGGTGCGCCTCCGCCTTCCCTCCTATGATATGTGGCTCAATCTCCCTGATGCCCTCATCGAGGAGAGTGGCATGGACCCCGAATTCCGCCTTACGGGCGTTCTCCTCTTGGCTATTAATGACGAGGAGAAACGGGCTGTTCTCGATAAAGCCAAAACGCGCCAATGGGGCGATACGGAATGGATCGAACCCAAAATTCTATCCGGCGAGGAACCCACCCTCACTAATAAGCTTGAGGGGGCTCTTTTGGTAAAGGGAGGCAACGTCGATGTCCGCCGCCTTGGAGCCTCACTTGAAATCGCTTGCCGTCGCGCCGGAGTCGAAATTAGAGCGGGTGTGCTCACCCAAGAGATAGTTTGCGATGAAAATCGCGTTCTCGGCGTAAATACCTCGGAAGGAAAAATTGAGGCCCCTGTCGTCGTAATTTGTGCCGGGGTCGGCAGCCCCGGCATCCTCGGGGCTAGGCCAACACCCCCCATCACCCCACAGCGGGGACAAGTCGTAGCGCTGGATGCGAGAGAGCTTGGGATTCGCCGCGTGCTTATGAACGTGAGCGACCCATACTTTGTCCCTCGCTCGGATGGAAAGCTCATAATAGGCGCAACTCGTGAATTCGCAGGCGAGGACCACCGTCTCACCGCCGGCGGAATCTCCCGCCTCCTAGGGTCTGCCATCGATATGATTCCAGCCCTCGACAAAGCACCAATCCTTGAAACATGGACGGGCTTCAGGCCTCTTTCCTCGGACCACCTTCCACTCATTGGCGAGAGTCACATCCTCGGTCTTTTCTTCTGCACCGGCCACGGACCGACAGGCATCACACCGGCACCGCTGAGCGCAGCTCTCGTCACAACGGCCATCACAGGTGCGGAATCGCTAATCGATACGGCCCCCTACGACCCAAAGCGATTCGACTGA
- a CDS encoding 3-isopropylmalate dehydratase yields MSGIDLEFTGKVEPGDIIVGGTNFGCGSSRETAPRGLKYTKIGSIIAQSFARTFFRNAISIGLPVLICPNAGGIKEGDRLKADPIAGEIENLTQEMSLRSESLPEHLMEIIRAGGLVPYLREQHSNK; encoded by the coding sequence ATGAGCGGCATCGACTTAGAGTTTACCGGAAAGGTAGAGCCGGGCGACATCATTGTGGGCGGCACGAATTTTGGCTGCGGCTCAAGCCGTGAAACCGCCCCGCGCGGCCTGAAATATACCAAAATCGGCTCGATAATCGCACAGAGCTTTGCTCGCACATTTTTTAGAAACGCCATCTCCATCGGCCTTCCTGTTCTCATCTGCCCGAACGCTGGGGGCATAAAGGAAGGTGACCGCCTCAAGGCAGATCCCATTGCAGGAGAAATAGAGAACCTCACCCAGGAAATGAGTCTTAGATCAGAATCCCTACCCGAGCATCTGATGGAAATAATCCGGGCGGGCGGCCTCGTTCCATATCTTCGTGAGCAACACTCAAATAAATAG